In the genome of Desulfovibrio desulfuricans, one region contains:
- a CDS encoding methyltransferase domain-containing protein produces MAQASTTQTAQGLSSGDWHNAIVGGQTPEIVAQRVHDGVCSRWGQLLLELTNPGEVCLELGSGTGEISSTLALHKRQPVLLDFSVDSLRFSERLFSLLHLEGEFKQADVLHELPCGRASVDVVWSGGLLEHFGDAQIQHIVSESARVARRMVVSLVPNACSLPYRLGKWAQEQSGEWKWGYEDPKFSLADFFIRAGLVDVREFSIASGHALKFMTFPGSEKLIQVWENWLASLPSEDKERLNQGYLLVTVGMVPSAGQAAHRAKNSVASAAVAAPRATNTNPAQDMESPVTACGKALQWVEKNTVPGQGVAVSDKNRHAYPEVTGYFIPTLLRLNKIDIALQYAGWLASIQNPDGSFWGPNSSESFVFDTGQVVRGLAAILPYAPHLEQTLVKACNWIVSTANPSGQLCVPPSTIWQMADGRGYINEAVHLYVLPGLLAAGDALNTPAYNEFVRRSLSYYIMNCNLSNFYAPNMLLHFYCYIQEALYDLGAEEVCRHGMLTLEKLQRPDGMVPAFSDVSWVCTPGLIQAAIVWLKLGRQDRGLAALSHVQSLRNASGGFPGSAGQGAAYFQNEELSWAVKFWLDAQLLRQSGHEPSSASVMSQGLTGAESIQARDKVTVIELVQNAVKELERTVAQAVQGNKAEMSMEDVEFVASIIPCLLNWGRRPLALQLAAELTRIVAGMPDSTWDGQQKARGLWGLAALIRAFSQSEVLAVCGDAALKSLCVQVLCRQRLNADGAAGLFSCFAALAEAGERTGNSSWKDCARFWANRQGWTVKSITPDHVRDAASFIVLNSPERGNALLQQLARQIDAMGLSDEALPQEYARCLLQLAEAAWTAGCADLGEAAYSQGMAALPETVEAPFAGLAHEACAFLDALTARQKHGFEAYFPNFIDDIAADDGRLLFVQRALAPVPHARVLDMGTAKGRYLRRIHYGRLAASVTGQDVHDAFFRFMPKGVAARTGTVLRSGWADGEFDAVLLCEVLEHCIDVPAAIAEMHRILCTSGQLIIIDKNKSRLDSWPGGIPEWEQWFDCEALAAQLRERGFDIAAMDADVGYEGRKDGLFFGITAKKK; encoded by the coding sequence ATGGCACAAGCAAGCACAACACAAACGGCGCAAGGTCTTTCATCTGGCGACTGGCACAACGCCATTGTCGGGGGGCAAACCCCAGAGATAGTGGCGCAACGCGTTCATGACGGGGTTTGTTCCCGCTGGGGCCAGCTGCTGCTGGAGCTCACCAACCCGGGGGAAGTTTGCCTTGAGCTGGGTAGCGGAACCGGGGAGATATCCTCAACGCTGGCCCTGCATAAGCGCCAGCCTGTGCTGCTGGATTTCAGCGTGGACAGTTTGAGGTTTTCAGAACGTCTGTTCAGCCTGTTGCACCTTGAGGGAGAGTTTAAGCAGGCGGACGTCCTGCACGAGCTGCCTTGTGGCAGAGCATCTGTCGATGTGGTTTGGAGCGGTGGCTTGCTGGAGCATTTCGGCGATGCGCAGATTCAGCACATCGTGTCGGAATCGGCACGTGTGGCCCGGCGCATGGTTGTCTCGCTGGTGCCCAATGCCTGCTCGCTGCCATATAGGCTTGGCAAGTGGGCGCAGGAACAGAGCGGGGAATGGAAATGGGGTTACGAAGACCCCAAATTTTCTCTGGCAGACTTTTTTATACGCGCCGGACTTGTTGACGTGAGGGAATTTTCCATCGCTTCCGGGCACGCACTGAAGTTTATGACATTCCCCGGAAGCGAAAAGCTGATCCAGGTCTGGGAAAACTGGCTGGCGTCGCTGCCCTCAGAAGACAAGGAACGTTTGAACCAGGGATATCTGCTTGTCACGGTCGGGATGGTTCCGTCCGCCGGGCAGGCTGCCCACAGGGCAAAAAATAGCGTGGCGTCGGCTGCCGTTGCGGCCCCCCGCGCAACAAATACCAACCCCGCCCAGGATATGGAAAGCCCGGTAACAGCGTGCGGCAAGGCGCTGCAATGGGTTGAAAAAAATACAGTTCCCGGCCAGGGCGTTGCCGTAAGCGATAAAAACAGGCACGCCTACCCGGAAGTGACAGGGTATTTCATCCCGACCTTGTTGCGCTTGAACAAGATTGATATCGCCTTGCAGTATGCAGGCTGGCTGGCATCAATACAAAATCCTGATGGGTCATTTTGGGGCCCCAATTCGTCAGAATCATTTGTGTTTGACACCGGGCAGGTTGTGCGGGGGCTTGCCGCCATCCTTCCCTATGCTCCACATCTGGAGCAAACCCTTGTCAAAGCCTGCAACTGGATTGTGTCTACCGCAAATCCATCGGGCCAGTTGTGCGTGCCTCCGTCAACGATCTGGCAAATGGCTGATGGGCGCGGCTACATCAATGAGGCTGTGCATCTGTATGTGCTGCCAGGGCTCCTGGCTGCCGGGGACGCCCTGAATACTCCGGCCTATAATGAATTTGTACGCAGATCGCTCAGCTACTATATAATGAACTGCAATCTGAGCAATTTTTACGCTCCCAACATGCTGTTGCATTTTTACTGCTATATTCAGGAAGCCCTTTATGACCTGGGGGCCGAAGAAGTGTGCCGCCACGGTATGCTGACCCTGGAAAAACTGCAGCGTCCTGACGGAATGGTTCCCGCTTTTTCTGATGTGTCGTGGGTATGCACTCCGGGCCTGATCCAGGCTGCGATTGTCTGGCTTAAACTGGGCAGGCAGGATCGGGGGCTGGCGGCCCTGAGCCATGTGCAATCATTGCGCAACGCTTCGGGGGGCTTCCCCGGCAGCGCGGGACAGGGCGCGGCCTACTTTCAGAACGAAGAACTCTCGTGGGCTGTCAAGTTCTGGCTCGATGCCCAGTTGTTGCGCCAGAGCGGACACGAACCCTCCAGCGCCAGCGTGATGTCGCAGGGCCTGACCGGGGCTGAGAGTATTCAGGCCCGTGATAAGGTTACAGTCATCGAACTGGTGCAGAATGCCGTCAAGGAGCTTGAGCGCACGGTGGCGCAGGCGGTGCAGGGAAACAAGGCGGAGATGTCGATGGAGGATGTTGAATTTGTTGCCTCCATAATCCCTTGCCTGCTGAACTGGGGTCGCCGTCCGCTTGCACTACAGCTGGCAGCGGAGCTGACCAGGATTGTCGCGGGCATGCCCGACAGCACGTGGGATGGACAGCAAAAGGCACGTGGCCTTTGGGGGCTTGCCGCGCTGATACGGGCATTTTCTCAATCAGAGGTGCTGGCCGTCTGCGGGGATGCTGCTCTGAAATCGCTTTGCGTGCAGGTATTATGCAGGCAAAGGCTGAATGCCGATGGTGCTGCCGGTTTGTTTTCGTGCTTTGCAGCTCTGGCAGAGGCGGGCGAGCGGACGGGCAACAGCAGCTGGAAGGATTGCGCCCGCTTTTGGGCCAATCGGCAAGGCTGGACAGTCAAAAGCATTACACCTGACCATGTGCGCGATGCCGCCAGCTTTATCGTCCTGAATTCGCCCGAAAGAGGCAATGCCCTGTTGCAGCAGCTCGCCAGACAGATAGACGCTATGGGCCTGAGCGACGAGGCTTTGCCGCAGGAATATGCCCGGTGCCTGTTGCAGCTGGCCGAAGCGGCGTGGACTGCGGGCTGCGCCGATCTGGGCGAAGCTGCGTACAGTCAGGGGATGGCCGCGTTGCCTGAGACAGTGGAAGCTCCTTTTGCCGGGCTGGCTCATGAGGCCTGCGCTTTTCTGGACGCCCTCACCGCCAGGCAAAAACATGGGTTTGAAGCGTATTTTCCCAATTTTATTGATGATATTGCTGCGGATGACGGCCGCTTGCTTTTTGTGCAGCGCGCTCTTGCGCCAGTGCCGCACGCCCGTGTGCTCGACATGGGCACAGCCAAGGGGCGGTATTTGCGCCGCATTCACTATGGGCGACTTGCAGCAAGTGTGACCGGGCAAGACGTGCATGATGCCTTTTTCCGCTTTATGCCCAAGGGGGTTGCAGCGCGGACGGGTACGGTGCTGCGCTCCGGCTGGGCGGACGGTGAGTTTGACGCCGTGCTGTTGTGCGAGGTGCTTGAGCACTGCATAGACGTGCCCGCGGCTATCGCCGAAATGCACAGAATCCTCTGTACGAGCGGCCAGCTGATAATCATAGACAAGAATAAAAGTCGGCTTGACTCATGGCCAGGCGGTATCCCGGAATGGGAACAGTGGTTTGACTGCGAGGCGTTGGCGGCTCAGTTGCGCGAGCGTGGATTTGACATTGCCGCCATGGATGCGGATGTCGGCTACGAAGGACGCAAAGACGGGCTGTTTTTTGGCATTACTGCAAAGAAAAAGTAA